In Alphaproteobacteria bacterium, a genomic segment contains:
- a CDS encoding cytochrome b, giving the protein MQLRDSDRTWGWVTRLFHWTMAGIIFFMLGLGVYMAYFVTDPLEQFPLVQLHKSWGFLVFGLAVLRVVWRLGNRRKPALPDAMSAPEKLAARLGHLGLYVLILAMPISGWLMASASPLQDTFGVKNKFFGLFEVYDPFKPGGKELADFFGDVHFYCAIALTALLIVHIAAALRHQFVKRDDILKRMTYGA; this is encoded by the coding sequence ATGCAACTCCGCGACAGCGACCGGACTTGGGGCTGGGTCACCCGTCTCTTTCACTGGACGATGGCGGGCATTATCTTTTTCATGCTCGGCCTGGGCGTCTACATGGCCTATTTCGTCACCGACCCACTCGAGCAGTTCCCCCTGGTGCAGCTCCACAAGAGCTGGGGATTCCTCGTCTTCGGTCTGGCTGTCTTGCGTGTAGTGTGGCGCCTCGGCAACCGGCGAAAGCCCGCTTTACCCGACGCCATGAGCGCGCCGGAAAAGCTTGCCGCCAGGCTTGGGCATCTCGGCCTCTATGTCCTGATCCTGGCCATGCCGATTTCGGGTTGGCTCATGGCGTCCGCCTCGCCGCTGCAAGACACCTTCGGGGTCAAGAACAAGTTCTTCGGCCTGTTCGAGGTTTATGACCCCTTCAAGCCGGGCGGCAAGGAATTGGCCGACTTCTTTGGCGATGTCCACTTCTACTGTGCCATCGCCCTCACCGCCCTGCTCATCGTCCATATCGCCGCCGCGTTGCGGCACCAGTTCGTCAAGCGCGACGACATTCTCAAGCGCATGACCTACGGCGCCTAG